AAATATGATGGTCGTAGTCAAAGAGCAATTTTCCTATCGGCACAAccccaaattttttatatatagacacactcacgttaatataaaaattaaattataaataatttaatcacattaattaatatcaattaattcttttatttttaaattttatttaagttATGTGTGTGCCTAAATTGAAATAGTTTGTAGTTGTGTCTGTAGAAGTGTTTCTCCGTAGTCAATCATTTCatataaaaatcatatattaaaGTTGTAACACATGGAAGACTATACTTTCCACATAAATTTTTGGTACAATTTAAGTGTGAgctattttttttgaaagattatAAGTGTGAACTAGTGGTATTAGTCttagatttatttaaaattttggacTACGTAATGTTTTTTTCCATTATCTCAAAAGAGGACAAATTAAGCCCAAGGACTAAGTCTCTAAATTTATCTATACaattataaaaccaaaaaaaaaatatatatatatatctatacaAAATTAGTTGATAAGATGAGACAAACAATCTTTCTCATAAATATTTGTAAGGTGATAAAAGGAAGTTTGCTGAATTATCTCAACTTCTCTCACTTACGCTTACATATAGTATAGGAGAGATcagttgaaaaaaattgaggaaataacGTAGACTCTTAGATCATTAGAttaaaagaaatgaagaaaagtTGATAGATGGTtgagatgttttttttttttttgaaggaagatGGTTGAGAtgttaaaattaagaaaaattgagaaaaaataaattgagaggATTCATTCCCATAGTGTTGATCGACcttattttttagttgaaatctctcaattttgtattttttccattttctttACTACGAtatagttttgaaaatataaatgcaaaattgtGATATTAAATAAGTCAAAAtctcttttatacccccaaaatATTTAACTTTGATAATGAAAGAAATGGAAATCATAGAAAATGTAGAGGATCCTTGCTCCTTATTTATAGCTTATGtatccttcttttctttttcttttattaactttttttatagtTATTCCTCCTAACTTGAAGTAATTATTCTATGTGAGATGTGTTGACAATTAATATGAATATCTCTTTTAGTCAAGATTTAAACTTTGGTTCACCTTCATGGTAACCCAAAATAAACTTTGGTTCACCATTTTTTATTAACTCTTCAGCTATCAGGAAAAGTGGGCTAATAATCTAAAAGTTTAGTTGagagaaaagtaaaatatgacaaaaaattattcaacaaaGAATTAAGTTCAAGTACTTTCCGAAAAATTCGTCttttgatggaattcgatctaATCATTTGATTTCAGTTTcgaacaatttttattttgtgtaacTCACTATTTAATCACTTAATTTAAATCACTTTGGTTCACCGTTTTTAAATTTATCGAAAATTCTATCTAGTAAAATTTTTGAAACTTGATCATTTGAGAGAATCCGAGTTCGATTCatggtgggaacaattcttaaCGAGACTCTCTTAatctcgcggccgaactctgaattatcggACTCCCCTTCTCATAAAAACCAGGCaaatgccaaaaaaaattgagactTCAAAGGCAAGAAACATATAACCTTTCTTTCTCTCATAGGTTCTCTCCACAAATATTACTATAGTGAACTCAAATTCATAGTATGCCAAAATCCATAGTATGCACAAATATTACAATGTGTTATATACTCAATTACTCATTGGAAAATGTAAACTAAAGTGAAGAAGAGTAGCGCCTACTATATACTATAAACCAAAGAAACATGGACCAAATTTTTCAACTCTAGGAAGTTTAATTATTCTTCTTTATAGTTATCAAGCAAAACGACAATCCAATCCGATTCATATGCTTTATGTCATGTAGTGGTTTTCATGAGGAAGGATAATGTTCATAGTGTCATTTTCTAGAAAAACACAAACCTCATTGAACAAGAATCTATGCTCGTGGAATTGCCTTTTCTTCATGTGCGGCTATAGTGCCTATTAAGCAGCATTTTTTGGTTCAAGTTTTTGTATGtcacaaataattaaaataaactatatacATCAAATGTGTACATTTTAACATCTTTTTGTCAAATCATAAACAGTAataatttcaactttttttttttgttttttaattaaaaagtataagGGAAATAGAAATGTTTAATGGAACAGTTAATTTGGATTATCATCTCGAGGGATAGGGACCTGGCTATAAGAGACCAAGCATGGTTATTGCACTAATCACATTTTAGTCCAGGAGTTTACTGTAGAAATGTGAATCTTACACTTGCATAattaattttactatttttaacttaaaatGTCATGTTCATTGTTCACATATGTCTAATCACAGTGTCAACATGATCTTTTTTTTGCAACttgtttcatattttatatcaaaagaaaaagaatagtACATTCCCTCGTCTattaagtgtaaaaaaaaatattattaaaagaaGCACAAGTTGTACTTGGGCTTCTCAAGCTCATCCGTTGCGTTACTGTTCGAGTTCGAGTGGTCTGATAGTAATAACCTGATAGTAAATAATTCtacaatttttaaatattctttgatatcatattagaatttgagttaAGTCTAattcaattatataaaattttcttatatgGTAAATATTGCTCTCACTTGTGCATGAATGTTCTAGCTGATGAGACATATGAAGTTTGAGTTAAGTCTCATATTGATTGAAATGGTTAATGTTGAACAGCAGCATATAAATGTGAGAACTCGCAAACCTAATATCTTAAAGTTTTGGTTGAAGATGTGGTGTCCAAAAGTCACTTGTGTGGTTGTTCAAATTCAATGTGTTGATCCAATCTATTGAGACCTCCCGTCACGGTCCAACAGTAGTATCAGAACTCAGTTCGACTTGATGGGGAGTAATAAGTGAGTGGTGATGGATCACGGATACGGAAAAGACTCACACTTGAGATGAGATGTTGAGATATATCAAATGTGAGCTAATTCTCATATTGGTTGGAAGAGTTGATGTTGAATACAAGTGAGAGGGCCCATAAACCTAATGTATTAAGGATTTTGGATAAATATGTGATATCAAAAATCACTTATGTAATTATTCAAGGCTCAACGTGTTGATCAAATCCATCGAAGCTCCCCCTTATAGTCCAATAGCAATATCCAATGTAGAATCTGATGTTAAAAACTAGTATACCTGTCAAAATTctttaatcttatttttctttcctGTAGTTAATCGTTTACTCTACAGTTCCCATAGGTGCTTATCCAGCTACAGTTTTGACATATGATTAACTTTAATTATGacatttctataaaaataaaaaaaataaaacgttAATTAAAATATCCAAATTGATCCATGTAGTCCTTTTTATTTAGTGAAACAGTGTTTGGTACATGTTGGTTGATAAATGATAATGactgtataaaaaaaatcttaccatcctaaattattttgtttgtgttgtaAATGGATGTATATATTCATTTCAAGTTTCTCTCTAAGCTTGTTTGTTCTAAACTTCATGACTTATCATTGAATATGTTTAATTCTTTGCGAATTCTTTAATTTGAAGTTCTTGAGCAACATTTTTCACCACCAAGTTCTATCTTGCCAATGACCAATACATTATCCTCATTCTTTTCAGGATTCTAATCTCGAATATAGCTCCACAAGCACGAAAAAAACCTATCATACTAAACTCAATAATGTACAAATTATGAGTATCGGACATAGTTTGAGTAGTAAAGTCTTGTGCTGTAAACAGACGGAAACTGATAGAACCCGTAAAATTAAGATAACGAAACTGTATTTTATTTATGGAAAAGTTTGAGCACAGAGGTTCTACAATGGTGGAAACATAAACTGAAATGATAAACCAGAGTTCAGCACTCCTAGCCAGAGAAACTCTCCTAAGAAACTCTTTAACAATCTTTCCGAATACCTTACTCACTACCCTTCTTCCcttttataacaaatttattCCCATAAAATGTCACTAACTTCAATAAAATGCCGCTAAATTTTCTTCTCCCCCATTCGAATTACTTCTATCAATTGTGTGAAAAGTTTAAAAGGAGCGCGGCTTAATGTTCAACCGGTTTGATGGGGAAGAGAGATGGATTTCACAGAAACACTAACTGAAACAGGTAACCATGGATAGTACTGTCATAAGAACCATTGTTCAAAATGAAACCAATTGTTCTGCTTGAATAGTACCTAAGAAAATTATGAATTGAAGATTCTCACATCTTCGCCCTTTGTGATAACACGATTTTCACAAATGGTGCTGCTATATTACAAGTTTTTCATGAACTGTGAGGTGAAGTAAATAGCTATTTAAATCGATATACACTGGAGACTTTCACCATCACATTCTAACAGAACCTACAATTACGAAATCGATGACAAGAGCATCCAAAGTCCAAATCATTACTTCACATTTTGGTCTTATCAGTTTGAAGAAGTTAATGCACAATACAGCACAAGTGTACAGCAATTTCAATAGCCAAAATGGATGGCTATCTCTTGAGATGCGTGTTGCAGTAGATTGGATTTAGAAGGCACGCCGTGGTGCTGCATGTTAGAGGATCTTTTATAGCAATTGGGTGACATACTTTGACATTCTGAGACATCTGTTACGAGAACGGAAGGGGGGTCAACATTATTGTCTTGGTTGTCAAGCTTCCTGTCTTCTGCCATAACTTTAGTAAACTCCTCAAGTGCATTACACATCCAATCATATCGGCTGAGTCTAAATGCTTCCTTTATGTTTAACTAAGAAGAGAAAACACACATGCCAACTCCGTTAAAGATTTTTTCCAAATGTAATACAATATATTTATCATACGGATTTCGTTTTATTCATAGCAGCTGAACATTAAAAGTTTGgtgatttatataaaattatacaaAGGATTTGTTCAGAAGAATTACCCATCGGCGAGCACGGTTTTTCTGCTCAGGCCAATGCTCGAGTTCTTCAGTCACCTCCAAGGCAAACATGTATCCTCTGCAGCCTCCTTCCATGCCACACAAGTCTTGGCTGCTTTTGCTTCTGAACTCCCATATTCCTAATGGAGTTtcctgaaaatgaaaataagccAATTAGCTAAAGAAAACTTGCCAAAAGTATATCATATAGACCACATTGCAAGAAAGAATGGCTTGCATTGTTCCAATCCTAATACTTTCCATATTCAGCAAGTTAATTTCAGTATCGAGTACCAAACGAGGTTCTGCATATGTTATATAATTCCAGTATAACCGCGTTTCTTGCATTTCAAGCCAACCCATTGAAAAGAAGTTTACAATCAATAAAGGATTGTTTCGGTAATTTGCTAACACCGATATATTTTCATTAGAGGGCAAGCCTTCATAGAACAGTAAAGTTGCTGCCTTGTGACCTTGAAGGTCACGAGTCCAAAGCCTAAAACAACCTCCCCATCTCCTCTTGCGGAGATAAGTTGCATACATCTACCTTTCCTAGACCCTACCTGTTAGGAGCCTCGTGCACTAGGCTGCCGTTTGATAGATTTTTGTTAGTTTAGGCTCAGATGGAGGGTTTTTTTGCTACATCCAAGGAGCACGAGTTAGGTGAGATATCTTTCCTTGAtgataaaatgttaaaaaattctcaCACGTGTATAGAAAAGCAACGTGAAATTTACAGCATAAGCAACACACCAGAATGATGTCGTGATCAACATCGCATATATTGATTGGTTAAATTTTTCAAGATAGACTATAACCAAAAACATTTCATAATTTAGAGGGAAATTGAACCTTactcttagtattcctttaactcCTGCTTCTTCTAAAGCTTCACGACAAGCGGCTTCTGTAACAGTCTCATCATTCTCCCAGCCACCCTACCAAAGAGTAGAAATTGTAACTTTTCAGTATTAAAGTTCATATGCTGATGAAAGTTATTGGTGCAGACAATATCAAGTACCTTTGGAAATACAAGGTCGTCACGTTTTGGCGAAGAAATCATAAGTACTTCTATCATTTCCTCGGTTTTTCCAATTTGATCTGCATTCTCCTTTCTCCATCTATACGGAATACATCTGTTGAAAtacatatgaaattttttaagtCAATCATGTAGCTGAAAAAACTGTTGCAACTGTTATCAATGTCAATCCACAAAACTCTACTGGCAAAATTTGCATGCCATTAGTTATTAAATCGTGATTCAAATCATGAATCAGAAGACTAATTTTCCGAACTGTGAACTGAATCTTATTATGAAACATAAGAAAAACTAAAAGTATAATGAAAAGTAAGCATCATTAAAATCCACATGATGTTAATGTGgagaaaaatgaaaagtaaAAGTATAATGTTTTCCTACGCAAgattttaaattatttcttttaacgAATCCCACTCACCGTTTTGTCGCTTCATTTGTTTTGGTATGATCaaagatttaaaaaattcaagaatTGCTTTCCTTAGTTTAATCCCTTTTCTCTCATTATTTTAAAGTCCACTAGaatatattgaataattaaaattaagaatCAATGATTCAAAGCCTGATAATCAGAAATTTCCATGCAACTGCTATGAATCCAACCTTCAACAACAAACATATCTCACAGGATTTGTAAACAAGAAAAGTAACAACAcaacaataatttcaataaacaaATATTTCTACCCTAGTTATTAACTACTCTTCATGCCAGAACTGTGATACTGATAAATCTTGAATTTGTcttagttttatatatatttacataAAAGCCAAAATAGATCACGCAATTTGAAgttctatttttcatttttttaatagaccTTAAGTCAATGACATGGCCCACTAATTTAATTTATCATTGTAATGAACATATCCAAATGAAACATAATTAATATAGTTAAATATCATCCATAGAAGACAATTATTAAGAAACAGTTCTATGATACCTTTCTATTCCACAAACTAAAATGATTTAGATTTCAGCAACTGTTTACAACTTTtacaaattttcaatttctttttgtaACACAAATAGTAATCCAACTGAGGGTCGGGGACTAATCCCTCAAACCACGTAGATCTATTTAAGAGACtgacataaaaattcatatatactaGTACAGATATGATATTAAAACAGAATTATATCGAACTCTAACGACATGCTTAAAACCGAATCATCTAAGTGGTATAGGTAGATGCTAGTGGTTAATttattagagaaaaatgttcgaaatTTGGACCTCAATTTGCCGACCATACAAGTCATTTCACAACCATGTCACACAACTAATTTTCTATTTACACATAAAACAAAAGTaatgaaagagaaagaaagaagaaagtaatgattttttctcttaatcTAACGGCTCTACAACAAGCAACACAATCCATTGCATAGGATTCATTGTGACAAAGGAAACAACAAGAATGAATCAATAGAAATTGTAAATTCAGCAAATAATCACACATATCAATAACCACAATAATGCATGGTCATAACAAAAATTGAATCATAATCCAAAAGGGGTTTCATAAAACAAAAGACAAAAAGATTAGATTTTTAAGGTAGATAAGCTTTGTCTTCAAAATGGAAAACTTACCCAGAAACAAGTCGAAGGTTGTCTTCATAACGTTGTCTTTGTCGCCCCGTTCTTGCTGGCACAGAAGACATAGATTCTAGAaaactaaaaacacaaaaagaaacccaaaaaaacacaattttaagAACACAAAGAAAATCAGAAACTGGGTTTGtcttaaaacataaaacaaaacaaaaaaaaacgaaagtATTGCATGTATCATTCATATTTCATACATACCCAagttatgtttttttgtttttttgtttctttaaatcTCGAACAGAACAAATAAAGAAGCTTTCATTAGAATAAAAAACTCAGAATCAAAAAGCTTTTGCATGAAGATTCCTTTATTAAAGTTTCAAGGAAAACCCTCTTAAgagaatggttttttttttctcctttcttTTCCACAGCATGTGGTACAAATGgcagaacaagaagaagaaatggTCCAAAATTGGTTTGTAGAAATGAAGAGAGATAAAGTGATAAAGAAGAATAAGGAGAAGAAGAATAATTTCTTGATTTGGTAGAATGAAAACGGAGGAAGAAAAAGCTTCCACAGAAAAACAGAGGAAAAAAGAAGGATAAAGAGATTTCAGCGGGTTCTTAGCAATGGCTTCCATTTATAATTGGTcattatttaaactttttttacttatagggtgtgtttggtaacacaaataagctagcttatagcttattatacgagcttataagcttgtttcaaaaaattagaggtgtttggtaacaagctttttttactagcttatagctttttttttttcagatgctatttcaagtagcgtttgagcttatagcttatagctttttacactttattccatttttaccctttaatttaataactacccactctaaaaaagaaactacccactaacaattatgtcattttatatttattaaccactttaaaagctaattttaccaaaccctttaatttcaattagctagcttttcagctatcagctataagctagcttttcagctatcagctagcttatagcttatttttaccaaacagacccataaAGGAATTTCTTAatcctattttaaattttggtatagtgaatttattttatattttttaagcaataaaaatgtaaaaaaaaaaaaaaaaaaagaacgaaAATATggggacaaaattaaaattcaccctctcaatagtttttttttttttttatctggtattgttttaatcccgtcttagtgtgcaatttttgttttgatttttcgtcttagtatgatgtttgttttgattttccgtTTTGTtatggtgtttgttttgttcagatttgtaGGTTTGCttctgatcttaactgttgatcagaacatgTAGATGGCCAGCTGACAGTTTGTTGAGCAGGTGGTTGATGGCGGGTCGAGCAGCTGATCCACGGAGAGGGgattgtacctgcaggtgctccgatgccaaagttaGAGAGGGAATGAGAGCAAATGAGAtacaagagagagaaagtaattgaatgaatgaatagtgTTTTTTAGCTCCCCTGTATATGAGAGCTTATATAGCCCTCAGCTCtaggccaaaggtcctcttattgGGTTGGATCAAGCCAGACCCAATAAAatggactgccaagatattacccctAGATAGTGGGTGAAGCAGGAATCTGCTCCTATCTTGATGGA
This genomic interval from Trifolium pratense cultivar HEN17-A07 linkage group LG6, ARS_RC_1.1, whole genome shotgun sequence contains the following:
- the LOC123888617 gene encoding nudix hydrolase 12, mitochondrial-like, which gives rise to MSSVPARTGRQRQRYEDNLRLVSGCIPYRWRKENADQIGKTEEMIEVLMISSPKRDDLVFPKGGWENDETVTEAACREALEEAGVKGILRETPLGIWEFRSKSSQDLCGMEGGCRGYMFALEVTEELEHWPEQKNRARRWLNIKEAFRLSRYDWMCNALEEFTKVMAEDRKLDNQDNNVDPPSVLVTDVSECQSMSPNCYKRSSNMQHHGVPSKSNLLQHASQEIAIHFGY